In a genomic window of Streptomyces sp. NBC_01231:
- a CDS encoding beta-glucosidase, producing the protein MIAYRPEEDFLSPPVSLTVTPSALEAGKAVTLTATLTNTATITLRGTVLYLAVDDSAEQDGLGDLAPGRSVTRTWRTRLADDAEGRILFTAHALFDVHPHGSDCTRTSSSALLPYRSLAAAFDNAGISTEDALTVANIDGSNSSLSAEALASVGLAPGATVTYDGVPFTWPDTRPGSKDNVISYGQTVLLSGSGSRLSFLGTSTWGDGKGDGKVVYADGTEQAFSVAVPDWYGANSSAAVVLPYRHISSGRDDNPVSLFTFGVDLAAGKELGSVVLPKVSDGIQAGAPALHIFALTITPIN; encoded by the coding sequence GTGATCGCCTACCGTCCCGAGGAGGACTTCCTCTCGCCGCCCGTATCGCTCACCGTCACTCCGTCCGCACTCGAGGCCGGCAAGGCCGTGACCCTGACGGCCACCCTCACCAACACCGCCACGATCACGCTGCGCGGCACCGTGCTCTACCTCGCCGTGGACGACTCCGCCGAACAGGACGGCCTGGGCGACCTCGCGCCCGGACGGTCGGTGACCCGCACCTGGCGGACCCGGCTCGCCGACGACGCGGAGGGCCGGATCCTGTTCACCGCGCACGCCCTCTTCGACGTGCACCCGCACGGCTCCGACTGCACCCGCACCTCCTCCTCCGCCCTACTGCCGTACCGCTCGTTGGCCGCGGCGTTCGACAACGCGGGGATCTCCACCGAGGACGCCCTCACCGTCGCGAACATCGACGGGTCGAACTCCAGTCTGTCCGCCGAGGCGCTGGCGTCGGTGGGGCTGGCTCCGGGGGCCACGGTCACCTACGACGGGGTGCCCTTCACCTGGCCGGACACCCGGCCCGGGAGCAAGGACAACGTCATCTCCTACGGCCAGACCGTGCTGCTGTCCGGCTCCGGTTCCCGGTTGTCCTTCCTCGGTACCAGCACGTGGGGCGACGGCAAGGGTGACGGCAAGGTCGTCTACGCCGACGGCACCGAGCAGGCGTTCTCGGTCGCCGTCCCCGACTGGTACGGCGCGAACTCCTCCGCCGCGGTGGTGCTGCCCTACCGCCACATCAGCTCCGGCCGGGACGACAACCCCGTCAGCCTGTTCACCTTCGGCGTCGATCTCGCGGCCGGCAAGGAGCTGGGCTCCGTGGTCCTGCCCAAGGTCAGCGACGGCATCCAGGCGGGCGCCCCGGCCCTGCACATCTTCGCCTTGACGATCACGCCGATCAACTGA